One genomic window of Alphaproteobacteria bacterium includes the following:
- the ubiG gene encoding bifunctional 2-polyprenyl-6-hydroxyphenol methylase/3-demethylubiquinol 3-O-methyltransferase UbiG, which yields MARASGRVDTEHGSGTIDPAEIAKFAAMAGDWWDPDGAYRPLHRQNAARLGFIRDGLCRHFGRDPLSLSSLAGLAVADVGCGGGLVAEPLARLGAAVVGVDATEANIAAARHHADGQGLAIDYRCTTAEALAEAGARFDAVVALEIVEHVADVAAFLAACAALVGPGGVVVLSTMNRTARAFAMAIVGAEYVLRWLPRGTHDWRRFVKPSELARQLRASGLALTDLTGLVLDPLQGGWRLDPRDVAVNYMALAVKPA from the coding sequence ATGGCGAGGGCGAGCGGACGGGTCGATACCGAGCATGGCAGCGGCACGATCGACCCGGCCGAGATCGCCAAGTTCGCCGCCATGGCCGGCGACTGGTGGGACCCGGACGGGGCCTACCGCCCGCTGCACCGGCAGAACGCCGCGCGGCTGGGCTTCATCCGCGACGGCCTGTGCCGCCACTTCGGCCGGGACCCGCTGTCGCTGTCCTCGCTGGCCGGCCTCGCCGTCGCCGACGTCGGCTGCGGCGGCGGCCTGGTGGCGGAGCCGCTGGCCCGGCTCGGCGCCGCGGTGGTCGGCGTCGACGCCACCGAGGCCAACATCGCCGCGGCCCGGCACCATGCCGACGGCCAGGGGCTGGCAATCGACTATCGCTGCACCACGGCCGAGGCATTGGCCGAAGCGGGTGCCCGCTTCGACGCGGTGGTGGCGCTGGAAATCGTCGAGCACGTCGCCGACGTCGCCGCCTTCCTTGCCGCCTGCGCCGCGCTGGTCGGGCCGGGCGGGGTCGTCGTGCTGTCGACCATGAACCGCACCGCGCGCGCCTTCGCCATGGCCATCGTCGGCGCCGAATACGTGCTGCGCTGGCTGCCGCGCGGCACCCACGACTGGCGCCGCTTCGTCAAGCCGTCGGAGCTGGCGCGCCAGCTGCGCGCCTCGGGCCTGGCGCTGACCGACCTGACGGGGCTGGTGCTGGACCCGCTGCAGGGCGGCTGGCGGCTCGACCCGCGCGACGTGGCGGTCAACTACATGGCGCTGGCGGTCAAGCCCGCCTGA
- a CDS encoding DMT family transporter yields MTRLLQLPAAPALSGAMLMVGAGIVFAAVNILVQLATMTYGIGAPRVAFWQYLVALVFYLPWLRSKLAESFRTSQLWLHGLRVVFAAAGVQLWVMGLATVPIWQAIALVMLSPFFVTVGAGLALRETVTPQRWLAVIAGFAGGAVILAPWSDAFTPAVFYPIGAAALWAFSSLTAKHMTRTETPETLTVYLLLLLTPVNAAVAAADGFAVPLDAVALVIAAAGALTAAAQYLLVKAYSVADAAYLQPFDHVKLPLNVLLGLAVFGFVPPGSMWLGSLLIVGASFFLLYDERRAELRGAVP; encoded by the coding sequence ATGACTCGCCTGTTGCAACTGCCGGCCGCGCCGGCGCTGTCCGGCGCCATGCTGATGGTCGGCGCCGGCATCGTGTTCGCCGCCGTCAACATCCTGGTCCAGCTCGCCACCATGACCTATGGGATCGGCGCGCCCCGCGTCGCGTTCTGGCAGTATCTGGTCGCGCTGGTGTTCTACCTGCCCTGGCTGCGGTCGAAACTGGCCGAATCGTTCCGCACATCGCAGCTATGGCTGCACGGACTGCGCGTGGTGTTCGCCGCCGCCGGCGTCCAGCTCTGGGTGATGGGCTTGGCCACGGTGCCGATCTGGCAGGCGATCGCGCTGGTGATGCTGTCGCCGTTTTTCGTCACCGTCGGCGCCGGCCTGGCGCTGCGCGAGACAGTGACGCCGCAGCGCTGGCTGGCGGTGATCGCCGGCTTCGCCGGCGGCGCGGTCATCCTGGCGCCATGGTCCGACGCCTTCACCCCGGCCGTGTTCTATCCGATCGGCGCGGCCGCGTTGTGGGCCTTCTCCTCGCTGACCGCCAAGCACATGACGCGGACCGAAACGCCGGAGACGCTGACCGTCTACCTGCTGCTGCTGCTGACGCCGGTGAACGCCGCGGTGGCCGCGGCCGACGGCTTCGCGGTGCCGCTGGATGCGGTCGCGCTGGTCATCGCCGCCGCCGGCGCGCTGACCGCCGCCGCGCAGTACCTGCTGGTCAAGGCCTACAGCGTGGCCGACGCCGCCTATCTGCAGCCGTTCGACCACGTCAAGCTGCCGCTCAACGTGCTGCTCGGCCTGGCGGTATTCGGCTTCGTGCCGCCGGGCAGCATGTGGCTGGGCTCGCTGCTGATCGTCGGCGCGTCGTTCTTCCTGCTCTACGACGAGCGGCGGGCGGAGCTGCGTGGCGCCGTTCCATAG
- a CDS encoding bifunctional GNAT family N-acetyltransferase/(deoxy)nucleoside triphosphate pyrophosphohydrolase, with the protein MADAAGIPPYLPFRTERLLLRPVADADAAAVRLYASDPDVALKTASIPHPYPDGAADEFVAAAQNWLASGRALSCAVERADAPGLIGTAGLVIDGLRGEAELGFWIGKPFWGRGYATEAARGMLRLAFAHVGLQRVRARALASNAASIRVQAHAGMRLVRAYDAICRPSCPAVAQEERAITRAEWQAAEGAKPVLLVSAVALVDIDGRLLIARRPEGKAMAGLWEFPGGKVHDGETPEAALIRELHEELGIDTHASCLAPLTFASHAYDAFHLLMPVFACRKWQGTPRPREGQALKWVPPRELTAYPMPPADVPLIALLRDML; encoded by the coding sequence ATGGCCGACGCCGCGGGTATCCCGCCGTACCTGCCCTTCCGCACCGAGCGGCTGCTGCTGCGCCCGGTGGCGGACGCGGATGCGGCGGCGGTCCGTCTCTATGCGTCGGACCCCGACGTGGCGTTGAAGACGGCCTCGATTCCGCACCCCTATCCCGACGGCGCGGCGGACGAGTTCGTTGCCGCCGCGCAGAACTGGCTGGCCAGCGGCCGCGCGCTCAGCTGCGCGGTCGAGCGGGCCGACGCGCCGGGCCTGATCGGCACGGCCGGCCTGGTGATCGACGGCCTGCGCGGCGAGGCGGAACTCGGCTTCTGGATCGGCAAGCCGTTCTGGGGCCGCGGCTATGCCACCGAGGCGGCGCGCGGGATGCTGCGGCTGGCCTTCGCCCATGTCGGCCTGCAGCGGGTGCGCGCCCGGGCGCTGGCCTCGAACGCCGCCAGCATCCGGGTGCAGGCGCATGCCGGCATGCGGCTGGTCCGCGCCTACGACGCGATCTGCCGGCCGTCCTGCCCGGCGGTCGCACAGGAGGAGCGGGCGATCACCCGGGCGGAATGGCAGGCGGCCGAGGGGGCGAAGCCGGTGCTGCTGGTCAGCGCGGTGGCGCTGGTCGACATCGACGGCCGGCTGCTGATCGCCCGCCGGCCCGAGGGCAAGGCGATGGCCGGCCTGTGGGAGTTTCCCGGCGGCAAGGTGCACGACGGCGAAACGCCGGAGGCCGCGCTAATCCGCGAGCTGCACGAGGAACTCGGCATCGACACCCATGCCAGCTGCCTGGCGCCGCTGACCTTCGCCAGCCACGCCTACGACGCCTTCCACCTGCTGATGCCGGTGTTCGCCTGCCGCAAGTGGCAGGGCACGCCGCGCCCGCGCGAGGGCCAGGCGCTGAAGTGGGTGCCACCGCGCGAGCTGACGGCCTATCCGATGCCGCCGGCCGACGTGCCGCTGATCGCGCTGCTCAGGGACATGCTGTAG
- the argJ gene encoding bifunctional glutamate N-acetyltransferase/amino-acid acetyltransferase ArgJ, whose translation MAKKSLPPSPLAPESMAELPPLAGVRLAAGSAGLRYSGRPDLTLAVFDPGTTVGGVFTRSLTCGVPIDWNRARIGGGQAGALVVNAGNANVMNGEIGKTTARATAEAAAQVAGCAVDQVFLASTGVIGEPFYPDKIVAGVHKLGAELSADAFQTAAQAIMTTDTFAKRATRRVEIDGKPVTINGIAKGSGMIAPNMATMLAYIFTDAAVAPAALQQMTTFCAERSFNCVTVDGDTSTSDMCLVFATGKAGNRPVQASRERRARAFFLALRDVMVELAQLVARDGEGAQKFITVTVTGAASRQAARRIALSIGNSPLVKTAIAGSDANWGRIAMAVGKSGEKASREGLDIRIGGVPIAEDGGIVAGYDEAPVAAHLAGREIDIEVDVGVGRGMATIWTCDLTHGYIDINADYRS comes from the coding sequence ATGGCGAAGAAATCGCTGCCGCCGTCGCCGCTGGCGCCGGAGAGCATGGCTGAACTGCCGCCGCTTGCCGGCGTGCGGCTGGCCGCGGGCAGTGCCGGCCTGCGCTACAGCGGCCGGCCGGACCTGACGCTGGCGGTGTTCGACCCCGGCACCACCGTCGGCGGCGTATTCACCAGGTCGCTGACCTGCGGCGTGCCGATCGACTGGAACCGCGCCCGCATCGGCGGCGGGCAGGCCGGGGCGCTGGTGGTCAACGCCGGCAACGCCAACGTGATGAACGGCGAGATCGGCAAGACCACCGCCCGCGCCACGGCGGAGGCGGCCGCGCAGGTGGCCGGCTGCGCCGTCGACCAGGTGTTCCTGGCCTCCACCGGCGTGATCGGCGAGCCGTTCTATCCCGACAAGATCGTGGCCGGCGTGCACAAGCTCGGCGCCGAGCTCAGCGCCGACGCGTTCCAGACCGCCGCCCAGGCGATCATGACCACCGACACCTTCGCCAAGCGGGCGACGCGCCGGGTCGAGATCGACGGCAAGCCGGTGACGATCAACGGCATCGCCAAGGGCTCGGGGATGATCGCCCCGAACATGGCGACGATGCTGGCCTACATCTTCACCGACGCGGCGGTGGCGCCGGCGGCGCTGCAGCAGATGACCACCTTCTGCGCCGAGCGCAGCTTCAACTGCGTGACCGTCGACGGCGACACCTCGACCAGCGACATGTGCCTGGTGTTCGCCACCGGCAAGGCGGGCAACAGGCCGGTGCAGGCCTCGCGCGAGCGCCGCGCCCGCGCCTTCTTCCTGGCGCTGCGCGACGTCATGGTCGAGCTGGCGCAGCTGGTGGCGCGCGACGGCGAGGGCGCGCAGAAGTTCATCACCGTGACCGTGACCGGCGCGGCCTCGCGCCAGGCGGCGCGGCGGATCGCGCTGAGCATCGGCAACTCGCCGCTGGTCAAGACCGCCATCGCCGGCAGCGACGCCAACTGGGGCCGGATCGCGATGGCAGTGGGCAAGAGCGGCGAGAAGGCGAGCCGCGAGGGGCTGGACATCCGCATCGGCGGGGTGCCGATCGCCGAGGACGGCGGCATCGTCGCCGGCTATGACGAGGCGCCGGTGGCGGCCCACCTGGCCGGCCGCGAGATCGACATCGAGGTCGATGTCGGCGTCGGCCGCGGCATGGCCACCATCTGGACCTGCGACCTGACCCACGGCTACATCGACATCAACGCCGACTACCGCTCCTGA
- a CDS encoding peptidylprolyl isomerase: MRFSVSVGALALALCGGLTATGLAQDGAAPNPETVVATVGGDEITLADVVQLYQELPEQYRQIPFEMIYANLLENAIDSHLLIAAARSAGMENDPQVVDAVARFTERVMQQAYLDNEIQSQLTDEVLQARYDEQIGAAPEEFEVRASHILVETKEEAEEIIGLLDGGADFATLAAERSTGPSGPSGGDLGYFGAGPTRMVPEFEQAAFALEIGHYSEEPVQTQFGWHVILVTDKRAVEKASFEEVRDQLRGEMANQVVTDVLADLREDVEIAKFNPDGSPLAEPPAEEEQPAPAE; encoded by the coding sequence ATGCGGTTTTCAGTGTCGGTCGGCGCACTTGCGCTGGCCCTGTGCGGCGGCCTGACGGCGACCGGCCTTGCCCAGGACGGAGCGGCGCCCAACCCGGAGACGGTGGTGGCGACGGTCGGCGGCGACGAGATCACGCTGGCCGACGTGGTGCAGCTGTACCAGGAACTGCCCGAGCAGTACCGGCAGATCCCGTTCGAGATGATCTATGCCAACCTGCTGGAGAATGCGATCGACAGCCACCTGCTGATCGCCGCCGCGCGCTCGGCCGGCATGGAGAACGACCCGCAGGTGGTCGATGCGGTCGCGCGCTTCACCGAACGGGTGATGCAGCAGGCCTATCTCGACAACGAGATCCAGTCCCAGCTCACCGACGAGGTGCTGCAGGCGCGCTACGACGAGCAGATCGGCGCCGCGCCCGAGGAGTTCGAGGTCCGCGCCAGCCACATCCTGGTCGAGACCAAGGAAGAAGCAGAGGAGATCATCGGCCTGCTCGACGGCGGCGCAGATTTCGCTACGCTGGCGGCGGAGCGGTCGACCGGGCCGTCGGGGCCGAGCGGCGGCGATCTCGGCTATTTCGGGGCCGGCCCGACCCGGATGGTGCCGGAGTTCGAACAGGCGGCCTTCGCGCTGGAGATCGGGCACTATTCCGAAGAGCCGGTGCAGACCCAGTTCGGCTGGCACGTGATCCTGGTCACCGACAAGCGCGCTGTGGAGAAGGCCAGCTTCGAGGAAGTGCGCGACCAGCTGCGCGGCGAGATGGCCAACCAGGTGGTCACCGACGTGCTCGCCGACCTGCGCGAGGATGTCGAGATCGCGAAGTTCAATCCTGACGGCTCGCCCCTCGCCGAACCGCCGGCCGAGGAGGAGCAGCCGGCCCCGGCCGAATAG
- a CDS encoding DUF1178 family protein has protein sequence MILFTLQCGRDHVFEGWFRDGATYEAQAAAGEVGCPVCGDSAVTKAPMAPRIGKGEAAAEAREAPEPPAKAPDAAVPVAAGQAKAMMDPRLREMARMRAALLALKKMVQDNCDYVGADFAAEARRIHEGEADERAIYGEATDAEAEALAEDGIEVGRIPWPGDSDA, from the coding sequence ATGATCCTATTCACGCTGCAATGCGGCCGCGACCATGTTTTCGAAGGCTGGTTCCGCGACGGCGCCACCTATGAGGCGCAGGCGGCGGCCGGCGAGGTCGGCTGCCCGGTCTGCGGCGACAGCGCGGTCACCAAGGCGCCGATGGCGCCGCGCATCGGCAAGGGCGAGGCGGCGGCCGAGGCCCGCGAGGCGCCGGAGCCGCCGGCCAAGGCGCCCGACGCGGCCGTCCCGGTTGCCGCCGGGCAGGCCAAGGCAATGATGGACCCGCGCCTGCGCGAGATGGCGCGCATGCGCGCCGCCTTGCTGGCGCTGAAGAAGATGGTGCAGGACAACTGCGACTATGTCGGCGCCGATTTCGCCGCGGAGGCGCGGCGCATCCACGAGGGCGAGGCCGACGAGCGCGCGATCTACGGCGAGGCCACCGACGCGGAGGCCGAGGCGCTGGCCGAGGACGGCATCGAAGTGGGCCGCATTCCCTGGCCCGGCGACAGCGACGCCTGA
- a CDS encoding SAM-dependent methyltransferase — MPEPWVLHATHLVPDGVAVVDLACGSGRHGRWFLANDHAVTFVDRDIGALQDLAGRPGASVRQADLESPAFDPAVVLPPGGFGGVVVVNYLHRPLLPAIVAAVAPGGVLIYQTFAAGNARHGKPSNPAFLLQPGELLEAVRGRLTVLRYEHGEGLLDRPAVVQRIVARREA; from the coding sequence ATGCCCGAACCCTGGGTGCTGCACGCCACCCACCTGGTGCCGGACGGCGTTGCCGTGGTCGACCTGGCCTGCGGCAGCGGCCGGCATGGCCGCTGGTTCCTGGCCAACGACCATGCGGTCACGTTCGTCGACCGCGACATCGGCGCGCTGCAGGACCTGGCCGGCCGGCCCGGCGCCAGCGTGCGGCAGGCCGACCTCGAGTCGCCGGCGTTCGACCCCGCGGTGGTGCTGCCGCCCGGCGGATTCGGCGGCGTGGTGGTGGTCAACTATCTGCACCGGCCGCTGCTGCCGGCCATCGTCGCGGCAGTCGCGCCCGGCGGCGTGCTGATCTACCAGACCTTCGCCGCCGGCAACGCGCGCCACGGCAAGCCGTCGAACCCCGCTTTCCTGCTGCAGCCCGGCGAATTGCTGGAGGCCGTGCGCGGCCGGCTGACCGTGCTGCGCTACGAGCACGGCGAGGGCCTGCTCGACCGGCCTGCCGTGGTCCAGCGCATCGTCGCCAGGCGCGAGGCCTGA
- a CDS encoding carbon-nitrogen hydrolase family protein codes for MATFTAALVQTSSGIDMAANLVAVERMVREAVDRGADVVLTPENVAMMQANRAATLANARDEAEHEGLARLAALAREAGIWLLIGSLHVKLADGRLANRSYLVGPDGAVAARYDKIHMFDVTLAGGESYRESATFAPGDRAVAAATPFGAFGLTICYDMRFPALYRALAEAGAVFLTAPSAFTRPTGQAHWHVLLRARAIETGCFMFAPAQCGEPVPGRKTYGHSLIVSPWGEVLAEAGEEPGIVLAEIDPAAVEEARSAIPALAHGRGFAAPQPVEWVEARPDRAAE; via the coding sequence ATGGCGACCTTCACCGCCGCGCTGGTCCAGACGTCGTCGGGCATCGACATGGCCGCGAACCTCGTGGCGGTCGAGCGCATGGTGCGCGAGGCGGTGGACCGCGGCGCCGACGTGGTGCTGACGCCCGAGAACGTGGCGATGATGCAGGCCAACCGCGCCGCCACGCTGGCCAACGCGCGGGACGAGGCCGAGCACGAGGGGCTGGCCCGGCTGGCCGCGCTGGCGCGCGAGGCCGGCATCTGGCTGCTGATCGGCTCGCTGCACGTCAAGCTGGCGGACGGCCGGCTCGCCAACCGGTCCTACCTGGTCGGCCCGGACGGCGCCGTCGCCGCCCGCTACGACAAGATCCACATGTTCGACGTGACGCTGGCCGGCGGCGAGAGCTATCGCGAATCGGCGACCTTCGCGCCGGGCGACCGGGCGGTCGCCGCCGCGACGCCGTTCGGCGCGTTCGGGCTGACGATCTGCTACGACATGCGCTTCCCGGCGCTGTACCGCGCGCTGGCCGAGGCCGGCGCGGTGTTCCTGACCGCGCCGTCCGCCTTCACCCGGCCGACCGGGCAGGCGCACTGGCACGTGCTGCTGCGCGCCCGCGCGATCGAGACCGGCTGCTTCATGTTCGCGCCCGCCCAGTGCGGCGAGCCGGTGCCGGGCCGCAAGACCTATGGCCATTCGCTGATCGTGTCGCCCTGGGGCGAGGTGCTGGCCGAGGCGGGCGAGGAGCCGGGGATCGTGCTGGCAGAGATCGACCCGGCCGCCGTCGAGGAGGCCCGGTCGGCGATTCCGGCCCTGGCCCATGGCCGCGGTTTCGCGGCGCCGCAGCCGGTCGAGTGGGTCGAAGCGCGGCCGGACCGGGCGGCGGAGTAG
- the grxC gene encoding glutaredoxin 3 yields the protein MAKVEIYTTMLCPFCYRAKKLLDQKGVTYTEYDVTSDAEQRGRMQSRAGGRRTVPQIFIDGTHVGGCDELHDLDRRGELDPLLAA from the coding sequence TTGGCGAAGGTCGAGATCTACACCACCATGCTGTGCCCGTTCTGCTATCGGGCGAAGAAGCTGCTGGACCAGAAGGGCGTCACCTACACCGAATACGACGTGACCAGCGACGCCGAGCAGCGCGGCCGGATGCAGAGCCGCGCCGGCGGCCGGCGCACGGTGCCGCAGATCTTCATCGACGGCACCCATGTCGGCGGCTGCGACGAGCTGCACGACCTCGACCGGCGCGGCGAGCTCGACCCGCTGCTGGCGGCCTGA